In Intestinibacillus sp. Marseille-P6563, a single genomic region encodes these proteins:
- a CDS encoding efflux RND transporter periplasmic adaptor subunit — protein sequence MGYSSHFKCLAAGTALLVLLTGCGASPQQAATSTGTPVETQTVTRSNIATHNQLSGKVVPRNAVSIFAPQESDVLTVHVEVGDQVTTGQTLVTLDSSSIQREIEQVQGERSRTAALYDEQISLAQQQLENTQTLMEEKVRQAKQDWDNTQKLHEQGAASDLELDQAESTYSEAQLNADESINSARVSVSQL from the coding sequence ATGGGTTATTCATCACATTTCAAATGCCTGGCTGCCGGTACGGCGCTACTGGTCCTGCTAACCGGCTGCGGCGCCTCGCCCCAACAGGCAGCCACCTCAACCGGCACCCCAGTCGAAACGCAGACGGTCACACGATCGAATATCGCTACACACAACCAGCTTTCCGGCAAAGTCGTTCCGCGCAATGCGGTTTCGATCTTTGCGCCGCAGGAAAGCGATGTGCTGACCGTACACGTGGAGGTCGGCGACCAGGTCACAACCGGGCAAACGCTCGTCACGCTGGATTCGTCCTCCATCCAACGCGAGATCGAACAAGTACAGGGCGAACGCAGCCGTACGGCTGCGCTTTACGATGAGCAGATCTCCCTGGCGCAGCAACAGTTAGAAAATACCCAAACGCTCATGGAAGAGAAGGTGCGGCAGGCCAAGCAGGATTGGGACAATACCCAAAAACTGCATGAGCAAGGCGCCGCTTCTGACCTGGAACTTGACCAGGCCGAATCCACCTATTCCGAAGCCCAATTAAACGCGGACGAGTCGATCAATTCGGCCCGCGTTTCGGTCAGCCAGTTGTAG
- a CDS encoding winged helix-turn-helix domain-containing protein — MYIQVIRRNDSLGGQAAQAEDPAEQWTEEQLLASDTIRKQDFVVVHTRRKEQAPHRYMECCRYHCPVIWIVGEKSSARRKSGSPPAQKDMPCVKLFCRSTMQETPRRDPPFQYIVLDCGKRTVCRGTEQISLSHCSFTVLLYLLREPNTVHTRKQMLLDIWGEDVVKNERVGTYISKLRRTFQRWEEFYIATICGVGYAAISPFLYPPNN, encoded by the coding sequence GTGTATATTCAGGTAATCCGGCGCAATGATTCGCTTGGAGGGCAGGCTGCACAGGCAGAAGATCCGGCAGAGCAATGGACAGAAGAGCAGCTTCTGGCATCGGATACGATCCGAAAACAGGATTTTGTGGTCGTGCATACCCGCCGCAAAGAGCAAGCGCCCCACCGGTATATGGAGTGCTGCCGGTATCATTGCCCGGTGATATGGATTGTGGGCGAAAAATCGTCCGCCCGGCGAAAATCCGGCAGCCCCCCAGCACAAAAGGATATGCCCTGCGTCAAACTTTTCTGCCGCTCTACGATGCAGGAAACCCCGCGGCGTGACCCTCCGTTTCAGTATATTGTTTTAGACTGCGGCAAACGAACCGTTTGCCGCGGCACCGAACAGATTTCTTTATCCCATTGCAGCTTTACGGTACTGCTGTATTTGCTGCGGGAACCCAATACGGTACACACTCGCAAACAGATGCTGCTGGATATTTGGGGCGAGGACGTTGTCAAAAACGAACGGGTGGGCACCTATATCAGCAAACTGCGGCGTACCTTTCAGCGATGGGAAGAATTTTATATTGCGACCATATGTGGGGTGGGATATGCCGCAATCTCCCCTTTCCTGTACCCGCCCAACAACTGA
- a CDS encoding ATP--guanido phosphotransferase, with translation MSTFKIQGGFTGLAASTRVRLARNVKGYPYRGLTAEQYKEIADKIWNALQTAPAIASDFTMTEIRPNSAEGASLVETHRISPELAQAGGWLIASRDGGVAIMVGEEDHMRLQVIGSGLCPKECMEEARRLTALIESQVPMDFDENLGYLTACPSNLGTGLRASVMLHLPLLSAAGRIQGVISAAGRQGFTVRGAYGEGSQAVGGFYQISNQVTLGVSEDTIVDKLIELTTEVIEAEKKLREQARSQNETAFADRICRAAGVLKTARLIETNEAVDCLSNVLVGLSMGYLSGVSPTEVCDIEQAIRPAVLGGQPQERDQKRASLLRQMAAKLVIHE, from the coding sequence ATGAGTACATTTAAAATTCAAGGCGGCTTTACCGGCCTGGCAGCCAGCACCCGTGTGCGTCTGGCGCGCAATGTCAAAGGATACCCTTACCGCGGTTTGACCGCAGAACAATATAAAGAGATCGCCGATAAGATCTGGAACGCTTTGCAGACCGCACCGGCCATTGCTTCCGATTTTACCATGACCGAGATCCGGCCCAATTCGGCCGAAGGCGCATCGCTGGTCGAAACCCACCGCATTTCGCCCGAACTGGCGCAGGCGGGCGGCTGGCTGATCGCTTCCCGCGACGGCGGCGTAGCCATCATGGTCGGCGAAGAAGACCACATGCGCTTGCAGGTCATCGGCTCCGGCCTGTGCCCGAAGGAGTGCATGGAGGAAGCTCGCCGCTTGACCGCGCTGATCGAAAGCCAGGTGCCGATGGACTTTGACGAGAACCTTGGCTACCTGACCGCATGCCCGAGCAATCTGGGCACCGGCCTGCGGGCTTCGGTGATGCTCCATCTGCCGCTGCTCAGCGCGGCAGGGCGCATCCAGGGCGTCATTTCGGCGGCTGGACGGCAGGGCTTTACCGTGCGCGGTGCGTACGGCGAAGGCTCGCAGGCGGTCGGCGGATTCTATCAGATTTCCAACCAGGTCACCTTGGGCGTATCCGAGGATACCATTGTCGATAAGCTGATCGAACTGACCACCGAGGTCATCGAAGCCGAAAAGAAGCTGCGCGAACAGGCCCGCAGCCAGAACGAAACCGCGTTTGCCGACCGCATCTGCCGGGCAGCCGGTGTTCTGAAGACCGCCCGTCTGATCGAAACCAACGAAGCGGTCGATTGCCTGTCCAATGTGCTGGTTGGTCTGTCGATGGGCTACCTGTCCGGCGTATCGCCGACCGAGGTATGCGACATCGAACAGGCGATCCGTCCGGCGGTGCTGGGCGGCCAGCCTCAGGAACGCGACCAAAAACGCGCCAGCCTGCTGCGTCAAATGGCAGCCAAGCTGGTCATCCACGAATAA
- a CDS encoding UvrB/UvrC motif-containing protein translates to MLCQNCKKNEATTYYKENINGQTRELHLCPECAAKLTGGAPDFGSFFSEPFFGHSFLNDPFFSQPFGSMLSSPFASTTQAIGGGRRCPTCGMTESELRRSGRAGCGDCYKNFSDILLPYIKKLHGAAAHVGTAPKAAENQAPADPVAGLKAKLSDAVQAENYEEAARLRDEIRRLEGENK, encoded by the coding sequence ATGTTGTGCCAGAACTGCAAGAAAAACGAAGCGACTACCTATTATAAAGAAAACATCAACGGTCAGACCCGGGAACTGCATCTGTGTCCCGAATGCGCAGCCAAGCTGACCGGCGGCGCACCCGATTTCGGCTCCTTCTTCAGCGAACCGTTTTTCGGGCATTCGTTCCTGAATGACCCGTTCTTCAGCCAGCCGTTTGGCTCCATGTTGTCCAGCCCGTTTGCTTCTACGACCCAAGCCATCGGCGGCGGACGCCGCTGCCCGACCTGCGGCATGACCGAAAGCGAACTGCGGCGCAGCGGCCGGGCCGGCTGTGGCGACTGCTATAAGAACTTCAGCGACATCCTGCTGCCGTACATCAAAAAGCTGCATGGTGCGGCTGCGCATGTGGGCACAGCACCCAAGGCAGCCGAGAACCAGGCACCGGCCGATCCGGTCGCAGGCCTGAAAGCCAAGTTGTCCGACGCTGTGCAGGCAGAGAATTATGAAGAAGCTGCGCGGCTGCGCGATGAGATCCGTCGATTGGAGGGTGAAAATAAATGA
- a CDS encoding DUF362 domain-containing protein, which translates to MAYVISGACISCGACAGECPVGAISEGDGKYEINPDTCVDCGSCAGGCPVGAISQG; encoded by the coding sequence ATGGCATATGTTATTTCTGGTGCATGCATTAGCTGCGGCGCTTGCGCTGGCGAGTGCCCGGTAGGTGCGATTTCGGAAGGCGACGGCAAGTACGAGATCAATCCGGATACTTGTGTAGATTGTGGCTCCTGCGCTGGCGGTTGCCCGGTAGGCGCAATCTCTCAGGGCTAA
- a CDS encoding IS256 family transposase produces the protein MSEKIVQLNEEIIKGQLKELVRGSVEETLNELLEAEVEKLTQAARYERNEQRQGYRSGHYHRSLTTTSGDVTLKVPKLKGISFETAIIERYRRRESSVEEALIEMYLAGVSVRRVEDITEALWGSKVSPSTISELNKKAYVHIEDWRNRPLQGGRYPYVYVDGIYLRRNWGGEFENVAILVAIAVNEDGYREVLGAAESMKEDKASWVSFFQWLRGRGLDGVKLIVGDKCLGMLEAVEEVFPEAKYQRCTVHFYRNVFSVTPRSKVKLVAKMLKAIHAQESKKAAREKAKAVVEQLRSMKLKEAAKKVEDGIEETLTYCDFPSEHWTRIRTNNVIERLNREIRRRTPVVGSFPDGNSALMLVCARLRHVAGTQWGSKKYMNMKHLEAVLEDASIAG, from the coding sequence ATGTCCGAGAAAATTGTACAGCTAAACGAGGAAATTATCAAGGGGCAGCTTAAGGAGCTTGTGCGCGGCAGCGTAGAGGAAACCCTCAACGAACTACTGGAGGCCGAGGTGGAGAAGCTGACCCAGGCAGCCCGGTATGAGCGCAATGAGCAGCGCCAGGGCTACCGCAGCGGCCACTACCACCGCAGCCTCACTACCACTTCCGGAGATGTCACGCTCAAGGTACCCAAGCTCAAGGGAATTTCCTTTGAAACTGCCATCATTGAGCGGTACCGCCGCCGTGAGAGCAGCGTGGAAGAGGCGCTCATTGAGATGTACCTGGCCGGCGTATCCGTTCGGCGTGTGGAGGATATTACCGAGGCCCTCTGGGGCAGCAAAGTCTCTCCCTCCACTATAAGTGAGTTAAACAAGAAAGCGTATGTCCACATCGAGGATTGGCGGAACCGTCCTCTGCAAGGCGGACGATATCCGTATGTCTATGTGGATGGGATCTATCTGCGCCGTAACTGGGGCGGCGAATTTGAAAACGTAGCCATTCTTGTGGCAATTGCGGTCAATGAGGACGGATACCGTGAGGTTCTGGGTGCCGCTGAGAGCATGAAAGAGGACAAGGCCAGCTGGGTCAGCTTCTTCCAGTGGCTCCGCGGGCGTGGCCTGGACGGAGTGAAACTCATTGTTGGCGACAAGTGCCTTGGTATGCTGGAGGCTGTAGAAGAAGTATTCCCTGAAGCCAAGTACCAGCGGTGTACTGTCCATTTCTACCGCAATGTGTTCTCAGTCACTCCTCGTTCCAAGGTAAAACTGGTAGCCAAAATGCTCAAGGCGATCCACGCCCAGGAAAGTAAGAAAGCTGCCCGGGAGAAAGCCAAAGCCGTAGTGGAGCAACTGCGCTCTATGAAGTTGAAGGAGGCCGCCAAAAAGGTGGAGGATGGCATAGAGGAAACGCTGACTTACTGCGATTTTCCCAGCGAGCACTGGACTCGTATCCGCACCAACAATGTCATTGAACGGCTGAACCGGGAGATCCGTCGCCGCACTCCTGTGGTGGGCAGTTTTCCGGATGGCAACTCTGCTCTGATGCTGGTCTGTGCCCGGCTGCGCCATGTGGCCGGTACCCAGTGGGGCAGCAAGAAGTACATGAACATGAAGCACCTGGAGGCAGTCCTTGAAGATGCCTCCATTGCTGGCTGA
- a CDS encoding efflux RND transporter periplasmic adaptor subunit: MADLADNQADQSIKATVSGTVTEVNVVKGGKASVQTAAVVIATDEAPQISMSVSETIQPWLTVGDTVDVQISALGNDTFQATIASVASAVNEQTQLYDVRLDLPQNIDAAYGMFATVTVDTDPRENAIVIPTDAILTDNESQYVFIVQDGTTAVRVDIESGLVGDGVTQVEAGLEEGNELVIVGQSYLADGAEVRVVTRDGEDVTQTADEETPTDVAQPDEAAGEEGAPA; the protein is encoded by the coding sequence CTGGCCGATCTGGCCGATAACCAGGCGGATCAGTCCATCAAAGCTACGGTTTCCGGAACCGTGACCGAAGTCAATGTGGTCAAGGGCGGCAAGGCCTCGGTGCAGACAGCTGCTGTTGTCATCGCAACCGATGAAGCACCGCAAATTTCCATGTCGGTTTCGGAAACCATTCAGCCCTGGCTGACCGTTGGCGATACGGTCGATGTGCAGATCTCTGCCCTTGGCAATGACACCTTCCAGGCAACTATCGCTTCGGTTGCATCGGCGGTCAACGAGCAGACCCAGTTATACGATGTACGGCTCGATCTGCCCCAAAACATTGACGCCGCTTATGGCATGTTTGCCACCGTCACCGTGGATACCGACCCGCGCGAAAACGCCATTGTCATCCCGACTGATGCTATCCTCACCGACAACGAATCGCAGTATGTATTCATTGTGCAGGACGGCACCACCGCTGTGCGGGTGGACATTGAGAGCGGCCTGGTGGGCGACGGTGTGACCCAGGTAGAAGCTGGTCTGGAAGAAGGCAATGAACTGGTCATCGTCGGCCAAAGCTACTTAGCCGACGGCGCTGAAGTCCGCGTTGTCACCCGGGACGGCGAAGATGTCACCCAAACGGCCGACGAGGAAACTCCAACCGATGTGGCGCAGCCGGATGAAGCCGCCGGAGAGGAGGGCGCTCCGGCATGA
- a CDS encoding TolC family protein: MKAEKESVTASFRSLYKTLQEQQSTLTAAESDLAMAQKTFSIQQTKYESGMISELDYIEAQETLAAAEEAAITARTDLLTAYNDYQWAIRGVMTQD, translated from the coding sequence CTGAAAGCCGAAAAAGAAAGCGTAACCGCTTCTTTCCGTTCGCTGTACAAGACCTTGCAGGAGCAGCAGTCCACCTTGACCGCCGCCGAGTCCGATTTGGCCATGGCACAAAAGACCTTCTCCATCCAGCAGACCAAATATGAAAGCGGCATGATTTCTGAACTGGATTATATCGAAGCTCAGGAAACCCTGGCTGCCGCAGAAGAAGCCGCCATCACAGCCCGGACCGATCTGCTCACCGCATACAACGATTATCAGTGGGCCATCCGCGGCGTCATGACGCAGGACTGA
- a CDS encoding BCCT family transporter: MQQFGDGIATFAFLETLPGGDILKWLFILLAMMTFITYSDSKAFSFPMLFMKKTEVDASQTKVPKLMNAAIAIFMGALSFVLLYVGGYDALSEMMVFLAFPFGILMFLIVLSTIKMLMPREKYDMTYIEELEEEQKLTVQNEVSEKNP, encoded by the coding sequence ATGCAGCAGTTCGGCGACGGCATTGCCACCTTTGCATTCCTCGAAACCCTGCCGGGCGGCGATATCCTCAAGTGGCTGTTTATCCTGCTCGCGATGATGACCTTCATCACCTATTCCGACTCCAAGGCCTTCTCCTTCCCCATGCTGTTTATGAAAAAGACCGAAGTGGACGCCTCGCAAACCAAGGTTCCGAAGCTGATGAATGCAGCCATCGCCATCTTCATGGGCGCTCTGTCCTTCGTTCTGCTGTATGTTGGCGGTTATGATGCGCTGAGCGAAATGATGGTATTCCTTGCATTCCCCTTTGGCATTTTGATGTTCCTGATTGTTCTTTCGACGATTAAAATGCTGATGCCTCGCGAAAAATACGATATGACTTACATCGAAGAGCTGGAAGAGGAACAAAAACTGACCGTGCAAAATGAAGTTTCCGAAAAAAATCCTTAA
- a CDS encoding efflux RND transporter permease subunit, with protein MKFAAFSIKHKVATTLAAILVVIFGYLCYAQLPLALMPSMEVKMAVVVTTYSGAGPEEVENLVTRIIESACSSVSGLDELTSTSSEGQSMVSVQFTDETDLDEAVTDLRDKVSRVEGRLPDGADSPSIMKMDPDAMPVVTIGLQGQDLAEMQSIAEDEIGPYLERLSGVASVDISGGYENEVEINWMPSIMPPIWNRPLQTAIPFGPRRMRYAKPRTIMKTVSRTISMPTKLPRSN; from the coding sequence ATGAAGTTCGCAGCATTCAGTATCAAACACAAGGTCGCAACGACCCTAGCGGCGATTCTGGTCGTGATTTTCGGCTATCTGTGCTATGCCCAGCTCCCGCTCGCCCTCATGCCCAGCATGGAAGTCAAAATGGCCGTGGTCGTGACCACCTATTCGGGCGCAGGTCCGGAAGAAGTCGAAAATCTGGTCACGCGCATTATCGAATCGGCATGTTCGAGTGTATCCGGTCTGGATGAACTGACCAGTACTTCGTCCGAAGGACAATCGATGGTATCGGTCCAGTTCACCGACGAAACCGACCTGGATGAGGCGGTTACCGACCTGCGCGATAAGGTATCGCGCGTCGAAGGCCGTCTGCCCGACGGTGCGGACAGTCCCTCCATTATGAAGATGGACCCGGACGCCATGCCGGTGGTCACCATCGGTTTGCAGGGCCAGGACCTTGCCGAAATGCAGTCGATCGCCGAAGATGAAATCGGCCCGTATCTCGAGCGCCTGTCCGGCGTCGCATCGGTCGATATTTCGGGCGGTTATGAAAACGAGGTCGAAATCAATTGGATGCCATCGATTATGCCGCCGATCTGGAACAGGCCCTTGCAAACAGCTATTCCATTTGGGCCAAGGAGGATGCGGTACGCGAAGCCTCGAACGATTATGAAGACGGTATCACGAACAATCTCTATGCCTACGAAGCTGCCCAGATCGAACTGA
- a CDS encoding CtsR family transcriptional regulator yields the protein MKMSDMIADFIAEMLTDGGGVAELQRRQVADRFSCVPSQVNYVIETRFTPENGYLVESRRGGGGYIRIIRMMDDKQRTLVEAARGVGGRLTQNNAAKLTRALVSAELLSAREGNLLLSACSDGALAEVPTEYRDQIRASVFRCGILGMAT from the coding sequence ATGAAAATGAGCGATATGATCGCCGATTTTATCGCCGAGATGCTCACCGACGGCGGCGGCGTCGCCGAACTGCAGCGGCGGCAGGTGGCCGACCGGTTCTCCTGCGTGCCCAGTCAGGTCAATTATGTGATCGAAACCCGTTTTACCCCGGAAAACGGTTATCTGGTAGAAAGCCGGCGGGGCGGCGGCGGCTATATCCGCATCATCCGCATGATGGACGATAAGCAGCGCACGCTGGTCGAAGCGGCGCGCGGCGTCGGCGGGCGACTGACCCAAAACAATGCCGCCAAACTCACACGCGCTCTGGTTTCCGCCGAGCTGCTTTCCGCCCGGGAAGGCAACCTGCTCTTATCCGCTTGTTCGGACGGCGCGCTCGCGGAGGTCCCAACCGAATACCGGGATCAGATCCGGGCCAGCGTGTTCCGATGCGGCATTCTGGGCATGGCGACCTAG
- a CDS encoding trimethylamine methyltransferase family protein, producing MQSREQIIHHAAMEILRDVGVQFHNEEACRILKENGIRVENAVAYFTEEQVMHWVGMAPEQFTLYGRNETYKMTLGDGSTHPSPTYGCAFIAERDGTQRPGTMEDYVKAVKLVHASDVYTIDGGILIQPSDMEDTLAPLAMFYATITHSDKIIMLPTSDRCIMESMVQAACAIFGGQKELIKKPRMIALINTNSPLSLDGKMLDNLMVLARYGQPVILCPAAMLGATGPIFMAGTVAMGTAESLAGIALAQMIRPGTPCVFGIQSTAVDMHGLTFACAAPEGTLMQGFSANMARFYHLPSRGGGSQCDAPVVNAQAGYESMLTFSSAMQHGINLVMEAGGVLASVNATSFDKMIVDFEIIRQVQFASTPFEVSEETLCLDDIKAIGHNGSYVTADSTLDNFRELYMPRIGSRDAKSATYFEDSIDKEYARLMEEYESHRPHLDSQTLDKVKAIFVENGVSPQQLDAIEML from the coding sequence ATGCAGTCCAGAGAACAAATAATCCATCATGCTGCGATGGAAATCTTACGAGATGTCGGCGTTCAGTTCCATAACGAAGAAGCATGCCGCATTTTGAAAGAAAACGGAATTCGTGTTGAAAATGCCGTCGCCTACTTCACCGAAGAGCAGGTGATGCATTGGGTGGGTATGGCTCCAGAGCAATTTACGCTGTATGGCCGCAATGAAACGTACAAAATGACATTGGGAGACGGTTCCACGCATCCTTCTCCGACGTACGGATGCGCCTTTATCGCCGAACGGGACGGAACACAGCGCCCCGGCACCATGGAGGACTACGTCAAAGCGGTCAAACTCGTTCATGCCAGTGATGTTTATACTATTGACGGCGGCATTCTGATTCAGCCAAGCGATATGGAAGATACGCTTGCACCTCTGGCAATGTTCTACGCAACCATCACGCATTCTGACAAAATCATCATGCTTCCTACGTCCGATCGGTGCATTATGGAATCCATGGTACAAGCCGCTTGTGCCATATTCGGAGGCCAAAAGGAGCTGATCAAAAAGCCTCGCATGATTGCGCTGATCAACACGAATTCTCCCCTATCACTGGATGGCAAGATGTTGGATAACCTGATGGTTCTGGCGCGTTACGGTCAGCCGGTCATTCTTTGCCCCGCGGCCATGCTGGGAGCGACCGGGCCTATATTTATGGCCGGAACGGTTGCCATGGGAACCGCAGAATCCCTTGCTGGGATTGCGCTTGCGCAGATGATCCGGCCGGGTACGCCCTGTGTCTTTGGGATTCAGTCCACTGCCGTCGACATGCATGGCCTGACGTTTGCCTGTGCTGCGCCGGAAGGTACCTTGATGCAGGGATTTAGCGCAAATATGGCCCGGTTCTATCATCTGCCTTCGCGCGGCGGCGGCAGTCAGTGTGATGCTCCGGTCGTGAATGCACAGGCAGGGTATGAGTCCATGCTGACTTTTTCTTCTGCAATGCAGCACGGCATCAACCTGGTTATGGAGGCCGGCGGCGTGCTGGCCAGTGTGAATGCGACTTCGTTTGATAAGATGATTGTGGATTTTGAAATCATCCGACAGGTGCAATTCGCATCCACGCCATTTGAAGTAAGCGAGGAGACCTTGTGTCTGGATGATATTAAGGCCATCGGGCACAATGGCAGTTATGTGACCGCGGACAGCACGTTGGATAACTTCCGGGAGCTCTATATGCCGCGCATTGGTTCCCGTGATGCCAAATCTGCCACTTATTTTGAAGACAGCATCGACAAAGAATATGCACGGCTTATGGAAGAATACGAAAGCCATCGCCCGCATCTGGACAGCCAAACACTGGACAAGGTGAAAGCCATTTTCGTGGAAAACGGGGTTTCTCCGCAGCAGCTTGACGCAATTGAAATGCTTTAA
- a CDS encoding BCCT family transporter — protein sequence MEKNQKESIWNQIDMKVFVPGMAVILLVIAVGIFFPNQFYNALHTGVLWIMDHFKWFYILLVILICGLFAAICFTKLGDIRLGGKKAKPSLKTSTWFTLSMTGTIAVGICFYGVSGPVNMLMNPPSFMGVEAGTKEAIIPVLKYCYLHYAFPVFFIIVAFAMMIALIYYNGKRTLRANDTLYPLLGERSQGVLGSVINTFSVVALLVTGTDMGLAVLQLNAGIGTVAGMSETPSFEPYIILFYTVITILFATSGVHKLMGKLSDINAIAYFVILGVILVFGAVGANRLLCTFFTSMGEFVRDFIPMISFGDPIDQTGWQTTATMYYYSWNIVPAFLHALFYVSIAYGRTLRQFILVNCVAPGLVTCLWYVLFGGSAMFGVVEGKRPV from the coding sequence ATGGAAAAGAATCAAAAAGAGAGTATCTGGAATCAGATCGACATGAAAGTCTTTGTTCCGGGTATGGCGGTTATCCTTTTGGTGATTGCCGTCGGTATTTTCTTCCCAAATCAGTTCTATAATGCACTGCACACCGGTGTGCTTTGGATCATGGATCATTTTAAATGGTTCTATATTCTGCTTGTCATCTTGATTTGTGGCTTGTTCGCAGCCATCTGCTTTACCAAGCTGGGCGATATTCGTCTGGGCGGCAAAAAAGCAAAGCCCAGTCTGAAAACCAGCACCTGGTTTACTCTGTCCATGACTGGTACCATCGCAGTTGGTATCTGCTTCTACGGCGTATCTGGCCCTGTCAATATGCTGATGAACCCGCCTTCTTTTATGGGCGTGGAAGCCGGTACCAAAGAAGCGATCATTCCAGTTTTGAAATACTGCTATTTGCATTATGCCTTCCCGGTATTCTTTATCATCGTTGCGTTTGCGATGATGATTGCTCTGATCTACTACAACGGCAAACGGACCCTGCGCGCCAACGATACCCTGTATCCGTTGCTGGGCGAACGTTCGCAGGGGGTTCTCGGTTCTGTCATCAATACCTTTAGCGTGGTTGCCCTGTTGGTAACTGGTACAGACATGGGCCTTGCCGTCCTTCAGCTCAATGCTGGCATCGGTACGGTCGCAGGCATGTCGGAGACTCCTTCGTTTGAACCGTATATCATTCTGTTCTACACCGTCATCACCATTCTTTTTGCGACCTCCGGCGTGCACAAACTGATGGGTAAGCTAAGTGATATCAATGCGATTGCCTATTTTGTAATCCTGGGCGTGATCCTGGTCTTCGGCGCAGTCGGCGCAAACCGTCTGCTTTGCACCTTCTTTACCTCGATGGGCGAATTTGTCCGCGATTTCATCCCCATGATCTCCTTCGGCGACCCGATCGATCAGACCGGTTGGCAGACCACCGCAACCATGTACTATTACTCCTGGAACATTGTTCCGGCCTTCCTGCACGCACTGTTCTATGTTTCGATTGCTTACGGCCGTACCCTGCGTCAGTTCATTTTGGTCAACTGTGTGGCTCCTGGCCTGGTAACCTGCTTGTGGTATGTTCTGTTCGGCGGTTCGGCCATGTTTGGCGTCGTAGAAGGCAAGCGGCCTGTATGA